The genomic interval TTCTTGACCGGCTTCTTCTGCGCCGTACGCCAGCCATTCGCCTTCCAGGTGTCGATCCACTCGGTGATGCCCTGGCGGAGGTAGTTGGAGTCGGTGTAAAGGTCGACCGGCATTGGGCGCTTCAGCGCCTCCAGCGCCTCGATCGCAGCCGTCAGTTCCATACGGTTATTGGTCGTGCTGGGCGCGCCGCCGTTCATCTCCTTGCGCGCATCGCTGTAAATCAGCACGGCGCCCCAGCCGCCGGGGCCGGGATTTCCCGAGCATCCGCCGTCGGTGTAGATGCGCACGCGCTTGGGGTCGCGCTCGCTCACGTCGTCTCCCGTGGTGTGGTTCAGGGCGCAAGCCCGTATTCGCTCAGCGACTTGACGCGCTGGTGAAAACGCAGCTTGCGCAGATATTCGTCCGGCGACTTGGGCCGCACATAGGCGTCCGGCGCGGTGTGGAACCAGTCATAGGCCCGCGTCAACAGGAAGCGCAGCGCCGCCCCGCGCGCAAGGATCGGCAGCGCCTCGGTCTCCGCCGCGCTCATCGGCCGGACGCTGCGATAGCTCTCCAGGAACGCCCGCGCCTTGGTGATGTTGAAGCTGTGGTCGACCTCGAAGCACCAGGCGTTCAGGCAGATGGCAATGTCGTAGGCCAGCAGATCGTTGCAGGCGAAGTAGAAGTCGATCATGCCGGACACATCACCATCGAGAAAAAGGACGTTGTCCGGAAACAGATCGGCATGGATAACGCCGTCTGGTAAATCGTCGGGCCAGTGGGCGCGCAGGAACGCCAGTTCACTATCGAGCAGTTCGCCCAGCCCCTCCCAGAGCGCGTCCGCATGGTCGCCGAGGTCTTCCCGCAGCCGCTCCCAGCCGGCCAGCGAAAGGTCGTTCTCGCGGCGCATATCGAAGCCGCGCCCGGCCAGATGCAGCTTTGCCAGCTCCGCGCCGACCGCCGTGCATTGGGCTACCGAAGGCCGCCGCACCGATATCCCCGGAAGGAAGGAGAACAGCGCGGCAGACCGGTCGCACAGCGTGTGAAGCACCTGCCCTGCGCGGTCATGGATCGGGACGGGGCAGGGCACGGACTGCGCGGCCAGATAATCCAGCAGGCCTATGAAAAACGGCAGATCGCCACAGGCGACGCGCTTTTCGTAAAGCGTGAGAATGAAGTCGCCCTGTTCGGTGGTGACGAGATAATTGGTGTTCTCGACCCCCTCAGCGATGCCTTTCATGGAAACCGGCCGGCCGATGTCATACCCCGCGAGCAGGTCGGCAAGCTCTTCGGCTGTGACTTCGGTGTAGACGGCCATGCCGGTTCACGCGCCGCGTTCAGGCGGCCGAGTCCTGCAGCACGCGCGGCAGCTTGAAGGTCACGTCTTCGGTCGCGGTGGTCACGGTTTCGATCGAGAGGTCGTAACGCTCGCCCAGCGCGTCGATGATCTCTTCCACAAGCGCCTCTGGCGCGCTGGCGCCTGCGGTGATGCCGATTGACGCGACGCCGTCAAGCTCGGGCCAGGGGATATCGCCAGCCCGCTGCACCAGATGCGCGACGCGACATCCCGCAGCTTTGCCGACTTCGACAAGGCGCTGGGAGTTTGAACTGTTCGGTGCGCCGATCACCAGCAGGGCCTCGGCCTGCGGGGCAATGGCCTTCACAGCGGCCTGCCGGTTGGTGGTGGCGTAGCAGATGTCTTCCTTGTGTGGGCCAACGATGTTGGGGAACCGCTCCTTCAGCACTTCCACGATCTCGGCCGTATCGTCGACAGACAGCGTGGTCTGAGTGACGAAGGCCAGCTTGTCCGGATCGCGCGCTTCATAGGCGCGGGCGTCCTCGACCGTTTCAATGAGCGTGATCGCGCCGTCCGGCAACTGCCCGATCGTGCCGGAGACTTCGGGGTGTCCGTCATGGCCGATCAGCAGGATGTCATATCCGCGCGCATGCAGCCGCTCGGCCTCGATATGCACTTTCGATACCAGCGGGCAGGTCGCGTCGATGTAGAACATGTTGCGCTTTTCTGCCGCCGCCGGCACCGCTTTCGGTACGCCGTGGGCGGAGAAGATCACGGGCTGGTCGGTATCCGGGATCTCGTCCAGTTCCTCGACGAAAACCGCGCCCTTGGCCTTGAGACCCTCGACCACATATCGGTTGTGCACGATCTCGTGGCGGACATAAACCGGCGGGCCGTATTTCTGCAGGGCCAGATCGACGATATCGATTGCGCGATCCACACCGGCGCAGAAGCCGCGCGGCGCGGCCAACAGGACTTGCAATGCGGGCTTCGTCACGAGCTTCCCTTTCCCTGGTCGAGCGTCTCTAAAAC from Dichotomicrobium thermohalophilum carries:
- the rnhA gene encoding ribonuclease HI, translating into MSERDPKRVRIYTDGGCSGNPGPGGWGAVLIYSDARKEMNGGAPSTTNNRMELTAAIEALEALKRPMPVDLYTDSNYLRQGITEWIDTWKANGWRTAQKKPVKNEDLWRRLDEARQRHDVTFHWVRGHAGDPENEAAHELAQKGMAPFMKDGDEGSA
- the thrB gene encoding homoserine kinase, coding for MAVYTEVTAEELADLLAGYDIGRPVSMKGIAEGVENTNYLVTTEQGDFILTLYEKRVACGDLPFFIGLLDYLAAQSVPCPVPIHDRAGQVLHTLCDRSAALFSFLPGISVRRPSVAQCTAVGAELAKLHLAGRGFDMRRENDLSLAGWERLREDLGDHADALWEGLGELLDSELAFLRAHWPDDLPDGVIHADLFPDNVLFLDGDVSGMIDFYFACNDLLAYDIAICLNAWCFEVDHSFNITKARAFLESYRSVRPMSAAETEALPILARGAALRFLLTRAYDWFHTAPDAYVRPKSPDEYLRKLRFHQRVKSLSEYGLAP
- the ispH gene encoding 4-hydroxy-3-methylbut-2-enyl diphosphate reductase, which codes for MTKPALQVLLAAPRGFCAGVDRAIDIVDLALQKYGPPVYVRHEIVHNRYVVEGLKAKGAVFVEELDEIPDTDQPVIFSAHGVPKAVPAAAEKRNMFYIDATCPLVSKVHIEAERLHARGYDILLIGHDGHPEVSGTIGQLPDGAITLIETVEDARAYEARDPDKLAFVTQTTLSVDDTAEIVEVLKERFPNIVGPHKEDICYATTNRQAAVKAIAPQAEALLVIGAPNSSNSQRLVEVGKAAGCRVAHLVQRAGDIPWPELDGVASIGITAGASAPEALVEEIIDALGERYDLSIETVTTATEDVTFKLPRVLQDSAA